Proteins from a genomic interval of Qipengyuania sp. JC766:
- a CDS encoding J domain-containing protein — protein MSRAGRSNDWGFPRWRGYGSSREATTVRICDRHGCEEPGDCPAPKAPNSNERWYFCQAHAAEYNRKWDYFEGLDKAEKAARAKSERAESAGYAESQHYGWGGSGDGSRSADEMRALDVLELESDADFPTIKKAWREKAKTVHPDVKPGDAEAAAEFQKLQVAYEVLKAAEERREWKG, from the coding sequence ATGAGCCGCGCGGGACGTTCCAACGACTGGGGGTTTCCCCGCTGGCGCGGCTACGGCTCCTCGCGCGAGGCCACGACGGTCCGTATCTGCGATCGGCACGGATGCGAGGAGCCGGGCGACTGCCCGGCGCCCAAGGCACCCAACAGCAACGAACGCTGGTATTTCTGCCAGGCCCATGCGGCCGAATACAACCGGAAGTGGGACTATTTCGAAGGTCTGGACAAGGCCGAGAAGGCGGCGCGCGCGAAGTCCGAACGGGCGGAAAGCGCAGGCTACGCCGAATCGCAGCATTACGGCTGGGGCGGGAGCGGCGATGGCAGCCGCAGCGCCGACGAAATGCGCGCGCTGGACGTACTGGAACTGGAATCGGACGCCGATTTTCCCACGATCAAGAAGGCCTGGCGCGAAAAGGCCAAGACGGTCCATCCGGACGTGAAGCCGGGCGACGCGGAAGCCGCGGCCGAATTCCAGAAGCTGCAGGTCGCCTACGAAGTCCTGAAGGCCGCCGAGGAGCGGCGGGAGTGGAAGGGCTGA
- the infC gene encoding translation initiation factor IF-3, whose amino-acid sequence MQPPIKSGPRYDNFIQSPKVRVIDHEGENLGVMYTREAIEQAQEVGLNLVEVSPNADPPVCKFLDVGKHRYEAQKKANLARKTQKTQDIKEVKMRPNIDTHDYDVKMRNVDKFIENGDKVKVTLRFRGREMAHQNLGMDLLNRVRDDVEEIAKVEAFPRLEGRQMLMVLAPK is encoded by the coding sequence ATGCAACCGCCGATCAAGAGCGGCCCGCGCTACGACAATTTCATTCAGTCGCCGAAGGTCCGCGTGATCGATCACGAAGGTGAGAACCTCGGCGTCATGTACACCCGCGAAGCGATCGAGCAGGCCCAGGAAGTCGGCCTGAATCTGGTCGAAGTGTCCCCCAACGCGGACCCGCCGGTTTGTAAGTTCCTCGATGTCGGCAAGCATCGCTACGAGGCGCAGAAGAAAGCGAACCTCGCGCGCAAGACGCAGAAGACCCAGGATATCAAAGAGGTCAAGATGCGGCCGAACATCGACACGCACGATTACGATGTGAAGATGCGCAACGTGGACAAGTTCATCGAGAACGGGGACAAGGTAAAGGTCACGCTCCGCTTCCGCGGTCGCGAGATGGCACACCAGAACCTCGGCATGGACCTGCTCAATCGCGTCCGGGACGATGTGGAAGAGATCGCGAAGGTCGAAGCCTTCCCCCGGCTGGAAGGACGCCAGATGCTGATGGTGCTCGCGCCGAAATAG
- the purT gene encoding formate-dependent phosphoribosylglycinamide formyltransferase — MAHTARILLLGSGELGREFVISAKRLGAYVVACDSYANAPAMQMADEADVFPMLDADALRAAIARHAPEFVVPEVEAIRTEILAEVEAEGVHVVPSARATQMTMNRDAIRDLAANELGLRTAAFAYAESLEEVRGAGDTVGYPCIVKPVMSSSGKGQNTIRGPAQMDEAWEYAVANMRGDRRRVIVEEFVEFDYEITLLTIRHQGGVSFCPPIGHRQERGDYRESWQPAAMHDDAVEAARTMAAKVVENLGGYGLFGVEFFVKGDEVIFSELSPRPHDTGMVTLVTQNLSEFDLHARAVMGLPVPQEIRARPGASAVILADRESDSVSYSGLADAMADGADIRVFGKPVTRPYRRMGVALATGQDTDTARQAAEVAAAKVRLTYGD; from the coding sequence ATGGCGCACACCGCCAGGATCCTGCTCCTCGGTTCGGGCGAGCTTGGCCGGGAATTCGTCATCTCGGCCAAGCGGCTCGGCGCGTATGTCGTCGCCTGCGACAGCTACGCGAACGCCCCGGCGATGCAGATGGCAGACGAGGCCGACGTGTTCCCGATGCTCGATGCCGATGCCCTGCGCGCCGCCATCGCGCGCCACGCGCCCGAATTCGTCGTGCCCGAGGTGGAAGCGATCCGGACGGAAATCCTGGCCGAGGTCGAGGCCGAAGGTGTGCACGTGGTGCCCTCCGCCCGCGCCACGCAGATGACGATGAACAGGGACGCGATCCGCGACCTGGCGGCGAACGAACTCGGGCTGCGCACGGCGGCCTTCGCCTATGCGGAGTCGCTGGAGGAGGTCCGCGGCGCCGGCGATACGGTCGGCTATCCCTGCATCGTCAAACCGGTCATGTCGTCCTCCGGCAAGGGCCAGAACACGATCCGCGGTCCGGCGCAGATGGACGAGGCGTGGGAATACGCCGTGGCCAACATGCGCGGCGACCGCAGGCGGGTGATCGTCGAGGAGTTCGTCGAGTTCGATTACGAGATCACGCTGCTCACTATCCGGCACCAGGGCGGCGTCAGCTTCTGCCCACCGATCGGCCATCGGCAGGAACGCGGCGACTATCGCGAAAGCTGGCAGCCGGCGGCGATGCACGACGACGCGGTCGAGGCGGCGCGGACCATGGCGGCCAAGGTTGTCGAAAACCTTGGCGGGTACGGCCTCTTCGGCGTCGAGTTTTTCGTAAAGGGCGATGAGGTCATCTTCTCGGAGCTCAGCCCCCGCCCGCACGATACCGGCATGGTCACGCTGGTGACCCAGAACCTTTCGGAGTTCGACCTGCACGCCCGCGCCGTCATGGGTCTGCCGGTGCCGCAGGAAATCCGCGCACGGCCGGGCGCGAGCGCCGTCATCCTGGCCGACCGCGAGAGCGACAGCGTGTCCTATTCCGGGCTGGCAGACGCCATGGCCGATGGCGCGGATATCCGCGTTTTCGGTAAGCCCGTGACGCGTCCCTATCGCCGCATGGGCGTGGCTCTGGCGACGGGACAGGATACGGACACTGCTCGGCAGGCAGCAGAGGTCGCCGCCGCGAAGGTCCGTCTGACATACGGCGACTGA
- a CDS encoding serine hydrolase translates to MKTAVKAALPVFALLLVACDDTAIQAAKGTEEAAEQEPDLSAEPVATQGLHQPTLDRAIGMAEALPQLNGMVIMRDGETLLERRFNDGAPLDRAVNIKSASKSVLSALVGIAIERGVLDGTDQPVVSVLSADAPADPDPRLARLTVGNLLSMQAGLERTSGANYGAWVSSRDWVADALGRPFVDEPGGRMLYSTGNTHLLSAMLTRASGRDTLSLAREWLGAPLGISIPAWATDPEGIYFGGNDMRMSPRDLARFGELYRNDGVLDDTRILPEGWVAQSWTPRAVSPWSGEDYGYGWFVSESGDHPLYYGWGYGGQMVYVLPSLELTVVMTSDIDAERGSDHIGALRRVLDEGIVPAAERGAA, encoded by the coding sequence ATGAAGACCGCCGTCAAAGCCGCCCTGCCCGTATTCGCCCTGCTTCTGGTCGCGTGCGACGACACCGCCATCCAGGCTGCTAAAGGAACCGAAGAAGCGGCGGAGCAGGAACCCGACCTTTCGGCGGAGCCGGTCGCCACGCAGGGCCTGCACCAGCCCACGCTCGATCGCGCGATCGGGATGGCAGAAGCCCTTCCCCAGTTGAATGGCATGGTCATCATGCGTGACGGGGAAACGCTCTTGGAGCGGCGGTTCAACGACGGCGCCCCGCTGGACCGGGCGGTGAACATCAAGTCCGCATCGAAATCCGTCCTGTCCGCGCTGGTCGGGATCGCCATCGAACGCGGCGTTCTGGATGGCACGGACCAGCCGGTCGTTTCTGTGCTTTCCGCCGATGCACCGGCCGATCCCGATCCGCGGCTCGCGCGGCTCACGGTCGGCAATCTCCTATCGATGCAGGCCGGGCTGGAGCGCACCTCGGGTGCGAATTACGGCGCATGGGTCTCCAGCCGCGACTGGGTCGCCGATGCGCTCGGCCGTCCCTTCGTGGACGAGCCGGGCGGCCGGATGCTGTATTCGACCGGGAACACGCACCTGCTCTCGGCCATGCTGACGCGCGCGTCGGGGCGCGACACACTCTCGCTCGCGCGCGAATGGCTCGGCGCCCCGCTCGGCATATCGATCCCGGCCTGGGCCACCGATCCGGAAGGCATCTATTTCGGCGGCAACGACATGCGCATGAGCCCGCGCGACCTGGCCCGCTTCGGCGAGCTCTATCGCAACGACGGGGTACTTGATGACACCCGCATCCTGCCGGAAGGCTGGGTGGCGCAAAGCTGGACGCCGCGCGCCGTCTCGCCGTGGAGCGGCGAGGATTACGGATATGGCTGGTTCGTCAGCGAAAGCGGCGATCATCCGCTCTACTATGGCTGGGGCTACGGTGGACAGATGGTCTACGTCCTGCCCTCGCTAGAGCTGACCGTCGTGATGACGTCGGACATAGATGCCGAGCGCGGCAGCGATCATATCGGCGCTCTCAGGCGGGTCCTCGACGAAGGGATCGTGCCGGCTGCCGAACGCGGCGCTGCCTAG
- the pdeM gene encoding ligase-associated DNA damage response endonuclease PdeM, with protein sequence MVPVSFAGEEFLLTRGNALYWPRESALLVADLHLEKGSFFARHGQMIPPYDSRETLERIALAIRETGARRVYTLGDNFHDSAGSVRLEDHAAGMLAALTRAVDWVWITGNHDPAMEAAQGGTIAEELEIGGLVLRHHARKGETKGELSGHFHPRLHLTVNRRRIRRACAVMSSNDNGTGRLILPAFGTYTGGMDAADPAILSAMQPAQSIEALVAAGGRLARFALWRAAA encoded by the coding sequence ATGGTTCCCGTTTCGTTCGCCGGTGAAGAATTCCTGCTGACACGCGGCAACGCGCTGTACTGGCCGCGCGAAAGCGCCCTGCTGGTCGCCGACCTGCATCTGGAGAAGGGGAGCTTCTTCGCCCGGCACGGGCAGATGATCCCACCCTACGATTCGCGCGAGACGCTGGAGCGGATCGCCCTCGCGATCCGGGAAACGGGGGCCCGGCGGGTCTACACGCTGGGCGATAATTTTCACGACAGCGCCGGCAGCGTGCGGCTGGAAGATCATGCCGCCGGAATGCTGGCCGCCCTGACGCGGGCGGTCGACTGGGTTTGGATCACCGGTAATCACGACCCGGCCATGGAAGCGGCCCAGGGCGGCACGATCGCGGAAGAGCTCGAAATCGGCGGCCTTGTCCTGCGGCACCATGCCCGCAAGGGCGAGACAAAGGGCGAGCTTTCCGGCCATTTCCACCCGCGCCTCCATCTGACGGTCAATCGCCGACGCATTCGCCGGGCCTGCGCCGTGATGAGCAGCAACGATAATGGAACCGGCCGGCTGATCCTGCCCGCATTCGGGACCTACACCGGCGGGATGGACGCGGCCGACCCGGCAATCCTTTCTGCGATGCAGCCGGCCCAGTCGATCGAGGCCCTTGTGGCGGCCGGCGGCCGCCTCGCGCGGTTTGCGCTCTGGCGCGCGGCGGCGTAG
- a CDS encoding cystathionine gamma-synthase family protein: MTDAVDATENPTPRRNPKPEIGKLDGRQMKPSTLMMGHGYDPALSEGSLKAPIFLTSTFAFESAAAGKRHFEGITGLREGGAEGLVYSRFNGPNQEILEDRLAIWDGAEEALSFSSGMTAIAILMLAACKAGDVIVHSGPLYAASEGFVAKTMAKYGVTYVDFPAGASSEQLDEVMKKAKAQAEQQGGEVPLIYLESPGNPTNALVDIEAVKAARDAHFDADKCPIAIDNTFLGPLWQRPLDHGADLVVYSLTKYVGGHSDLVAGSVAGKKRFIDAIRALRNTMGGIADPNTAWMLLRSLETVELRMQRAGENAAKVCAFLKQHPKVDGLGYLGMIEDERQQDIYDRHCLGAGSTFSLFLKGGEEECFRFLDNLKVAKLAVSLGGTETLASHPASMTHLSVAHGRRQELGITDSLVRISIGIEDADDLIADFEQALEAV; this comes from the coding sequence ATGACCGACGCCGTCGACGCGACAGAGAACCCCACCCCCCGCCGCAATCCCAAGCCGGAGATCGGCAAGCTGGACGGGCGCCAGATGAAGCCCAGCACGCTGATGATGGGTCATGGCTACGATCCGGCCCTGTCCGAAGGATCGCTCAAGGCACCGATCTTCCTGACCAGCACCTTCGCGTTCGAGAGTGCGGCGGCCGGAAAGCGGCACTTCGAAGGGATTACCGGACTTCGCGAAGGCGGTGCCGAAGGCCTCGTCTATTCGCGTTTCAACGGGCCCAACCAGGAAATTCTCGAAGACCGGCTAGCCATCTGGGACGGCGCGGAAGAGGCGCTGAGCTTCTCGTCCGGCATGACCGCCATCGCCATCCTCATGCTGGCGGCGTGCAAGGCGGGGGACGTGATCGTCCATTCCGGACCGCTTTATGCCGCTTCGGAAGGCTTCGTCGCCAAGACGATGGCCAAGTACGGCGTCACCTATGTCGACTTCCCGGCCGGCGCCAGCTCCGAGCAGCTGGACGAGGTGATGAAAAAGGCCAAGGCGCAGGCGGAACAGCAGGGCGGCGAAGTTCCGCTCATCTATCTGGAAAGCCCGGGGAATCCGACCAATGCGCTGGTCGATATCGAAGCGGTGAAAGCGGCGCGCGACGCGCATTTCGATGCCGACAAGTGCCCGATCGCGATCGACAACACCTTCCTCGGCCCGCTCTGGCAGCGGCCGCTGGACCATGGCGCGGATCTCGTCGTCTACTCGCTGACCAAGTATGTCGGCGGCCATTCCGACCTCGTGGCGGGCAGCGTCGCGGGAAAGAAGCGCTTCATAGATGCGATCCGGGCGCTTCGTAACACGATGGGCGGCATCGCCGATCCGAATACGGCATGGATGCTCCTGCGGTCGCTGGAAACAGTCGAACTGCGCATGCAGCGCGCCGGCGAGAACGCGGCAAAGGTCTGCGCTTTCCTGAAGCAGCACCCCAAGGTCGATGGGCTCGGCTATCTCGGCATGATCGAGGACGAGCGCCAACAGGACATCTACGACCGCCACTGCCTCGGCGCCGGATCCACCTTCAGCCTGTTCCTGAAGGGCGGCGAGGAGGAATGCTTCCGCTTCCTCGACAACCTCAAGGTCGCCAAGCTGGCCGTCAGCCTCGGCGGCACGGAAACGTTGGCAAGCCATCCGGCCAGCATGACCCACCTTTCGGTCGCGCACGGACGGCGGCAGGAACTGGGCATCACCGACAGCCTCGTGCGGATCAGCATCGGCATCGAGGACGCCGACGACCTCATCGCCGATTTCGAGCAGGCGCTGGAAGCGGTCTGA
- the hemF gene encoding oxygen-dependent coproporphyrinogen oxidase, protein MTDRTDQSARAQQWFESLRDRICAEFESIEREAGSDAAFEYAPWDREEDGNADPGGGVRGLIKGKVFEKAGVNVSTVRGNFSQEFAGSIHGASADSPGFTATGISLVAHMANPHVPAVHMNTRFLTTGKAWFGGGADLNPPIPYEEDTQEFHARFRAACAAHNPTYYERFSKWAEDYFFIPHRGVARGVGGIFYDHLECDDEAAFERNFAFTKDVGDAFLDIFPKLVRRRMESSFTEADARTQLEWRGRYAEFNLVYDRGTLFGLKTGGNIDAILMSLPPRAVWS, encoded by the coding sequence ATGACAGACCGGACAGACCAGTCAGCCCGCGCGCAGCAATGGTTCGAGAGCCTGCGGGATCGCATTTGCGCCGAGTTCGAGAGCATCGAGCGCGAGGCGGGATCGGATGCCGCGTTCGAGTACGCTCCCTGGGACCGGGAAGAGGACGGGAATGCCGACCCCGGCGGCGGCGTTCGGGGACTGATCAAGGGCAAGGTATTCGAAAAGGCCGGCGTCAACGTATCCACAGTGCGTGGTAATTTCAGCCAGGAATTCGCCGGATCGATCCACGGCGCCAGCGCGGATAGCCCCGGCTTCACCGCGACCGGGATCAGCCTTGTGGCCCACATGGCCAACCCGCACGTTCCGGCGGTCCATATGAACACCCGCTTCCTGACCACCGGCAAGGCGTGGTTCGGTGGCGGAGCCGATCTCAACCCGCCGATACCGTACGAGGAAGACACGCAGGAATTCCACGCGCGCTTCCGTGCGGCCTGCGCTGCCCACAACCCCACTTATTACGAACGTTTCAGCAAGTGGGCGGAGGATTATTTCTTCATTCCCCATCGCGGCGTGGCGAGAGGTGTGGGGGGAATCTTCTACGACCACCTCGAGTGCGATGACGAAGCGGCGTTCGAGAGGAATTTCGCATTCACGAAGGACGTGGGCGATGCCTTTCTCGACATATTTCCCAAGCTGGTCCGGCGCAGGATGGAAAGCAGCTTCACCGAGGCGGATGCCCGGACCCAGCTCGAATGGCGGGGGCGTTACGCCGAATTCAACTTGGTGTACGACCGAGGCACCCTCTTCGGGCTCAAGACCGGCGGCAATATCGATGCCATCCTGATGAGCCTTCCGCCCCGGGCGGTCTGGTCCTGA
- the pal gene encoding peptidoglycan-associated lipoprotein Pal gives MNNRVAMAVLVSGSIALVACGKKDAPDQLPPVGGEETVDTGTQGPATSGAPVVGSQEHFENAVNGQNVIYFDTDRYNVDSTDAAILQAQAQYLQRYPQITVTIEGHADERGTREYNLALGERRANSAKNYLVSLGVAANRMRTVSYGKERPVALASNESAWAQNRRAASVVIN, from the coding sequence ATGAATAACCGTGTTGCAATGGCAGTTCTCGTATCCGGCAGCATCGCTCTGGTCGCTTGCGGCAAGAAGGACGCTCCCGATCAGCTTCCCCCGGTCGGCGGAGAGGAAACCGTGGATACGGGCACGCAGGGTCCGGCCACATCCGGGGCGCCGGTCGTCGGTTCGCAGGAACACTTTGAAAATGCCGTGAACGGCCAGAACGTCATCTATTTCGACACCGACCGCTACAATGTGGACAGCACCGACGCTGCGATCCTTCAGGCGCAGGCACAGTACCTCCAGCGCTATCCGCAGATCACCGTCACGATCGAAGGTCACGCGGACGAGCGCGGCACGCGCGAATACAACCTCGCTCTCGGGGAACGCCGCGCCAATTCGGCCAAGAACTACCTCGTCAGCCTGGGTGTTGCCGCAAACCGCATGCGCACGGTCAGCTACGGCAAGGAGCGGCCCGTTGCGCTCGCATCCAATGAAAGCGCCTGGGCGCAGAACCGCCGCGCGGCGTCCGTCGTCATCAACTGA
- a CDS encoding energy transducer TonB produces the protein MAMASASLRWQDWLGLAVAVVAHLALALVWLLQSPMPEKPQEERISVSFADTVGFDDTSPDPAPDSRPAGASALEEQLIPPAEFVPPPPLPESEPIPRTDPAPAPRPTRSATPRSTSSPQPRNTPTSRRTSNPSPRQTSTSAPSRTQTPSRNPGRFDEAFNDGAGANPSSQNTSPPGRTFGAAEQRALSAEINRQLKPHWRAPQGVDTEKIVTVLSWRLNRDGSLAGSPRVVSQSGINDANRAQAKIHAENAIRAVQRAAPFRGLPDEFYSQWQNIRDWRFDRRL, from the coding sequence ATGGCCATGGCATCGGCTTCCCTTCGCTGGCAGGACTGGCTCGGCCTCGCGGTCGCGGTGGTCGCGCATCTCGCGCTGGCGCTGGTGTGGCTGCTCCAGTCGCCGATGCCCGAAAAGCCCCAGGAGGAGCGGATTTCGGTCAGCTTTGCCGACACGGTCGGCTTCGACGACACCTCGCCCGATCCCGCGCCGGACAGCCGCCCCGCTGGGGCGAGCGCGCTGGAGGAACAGCTCATTCCGCCGGCCGAGTTCGTGCCGCCGCCGCCGTTGCCCGAATCCGAACCCATCCCCCGTACCGATCCCGCGCCGGCTCCGCGCCCGACGCGCAGCGCCACGCCGCGCAGCACCAGTTCGCCCCAGCCGCGCAATACGCCCACCTCCCGGCGGACTTCCAACCCGTCACCGAGGCAGACATCGACGTCCGCCCCGTCCCGGACCCAGACGCCGTCGCGCAATCCCGGCCGGTTCGACGAGGCCTTTAACGACGGCGCGGGTGCCAATCCGAGTTCGCAGAACACCTCGCCCCCCGGCCGGACCTTCGGCGCAGCGGAACAGCGGGCGCTCAGTGCCGAGATAAACCGGCAGCTCAAGCCGCACTGGCGCGCGCCGCAGGGCGTCGATACCGAGAAGATCGTGACGGTGTTGAGCTGGCGTCTCAACCGCGACGGCTCGCTTGCCGGCAGTCCCCGGGTCGTGAGCCAGAGCGGCATCAATGACGCGAACCGGGCGCAGGCGAAAATCCATGCCGAAAACGCGATCCGCGCGGTACAAAGGGCGGCTCCGTTCCGGGGGCTCCCGGACGAATTTTATTCACAATGGCAGAACATCCGCGACTGGCGGTTCGACAGAAGGCTTTGA
- the tolB gene encoding Tol-Pal system beta propeller repeat protein TolB yields the protein MRIVISLILALGIAAPAAAQDLGAPPPADVEIQTEEEQGLSGSVTDESDWEDIGIAIPSFVASREEATPANASGTGALATEVSRVVYNDLRNNGLFRPVGPDALPKPSFANVSEPSWGTWTNRSADMLVHGYVRPQADGRLTVGCYLYDVSLRNELARGGWTIQPNQWRRAAHKCADMVFSRLTGEDPFFDSRIAYIAETGPKDNRVKRLAIMDSDGANHRFITTGRSTALTPKYSPDYKRILYLSYVDGNPRIYIYDIETGRQTLVTQNDYPTLAPRWSPDGQWILYSMSVSGNTDIYRVSAQGGPSVRLTDAPGIDVGGSYSPDGSQIVFESDRSGNQQCYIMNADGSNQRRISFSGRCATPEWSPRGDQIAFTNSSTFNVSVMDPNGRNVRVLTRGWQDEAPTWAPNGRIIQFFRTERGSGDTALYQVDLTGRNERRLQTPVDGSDPAWGPILP from the coding sequence ATGCGTATCGTGATCTCTCTCATCCTTGCACTCGGCATCGCCGCCCCGGCGGCGGCGCAGGACCTCGGCGCTCCGCCGCCGGCCGATGTCGAGATCCAGACGGAAGAAGAGCAGGGCCTTTCGGGCTCCGTGACCGACGAGAGCGACTGGGAAGACATCGGCATCGCCATTCCCAGCTTCGTCGCGAGCCGCGAGGAGGCGACGCCTGCCAATGCGTCCGGCACCGGCGCGCTCGCCACGGAAGTCTCCCGCGTCGTTTACAACGACCTGCGCAACAACGGCCTGTTCCGTCCCGTTGGCCCGGACGCCTTGCCCAAGCCGTCCTTCGCCAATGTGTCGGAGCCCAGCTGGGGTACCTGGACCAACCGCAGCGCCGACATGCTCGTCCACGGCTATGTCCGCCCGCAGGCCGACGGCCGGCTGACGGTCGGCTGCTATCTCTACGACGTCTCGCTGCGCAACGAGCTTGCCCGCGGCGGATGGACCATCCAGCCGAACCAGTGGCGCCGCGCCGCGCACAAATGCGCCGATATGGTCTTCTCGCGCCTCACGGGCGAGGATCCCTTCTTCGACAGCCGCATCGCCTACATCGCGGAGACGGGTCCGAAGGACAATCGCGTGAAGCGCCTCGCGATCATGGACAGCGACGGCGCGAACCACCGGTTCATCACCACCGGCCGGTCGACCGCGCTGACGCCGAAATATTCGCCCGACTACAAGCGCATCCTGTATCTGAGCTATGTCGACGGCAATCCGCGCATCTACATCTACGATATCGAGACCGGTCGCCAGACGCTGGTGACTCAGAACGACTATCCCACGCTGGCCCCGCGCTGGAGCCCCGACGGGCAGTGGATCCTGTATTCGATGTCCGTCAGCGGCAACACAGACATCTACCGCGTGTCCGCGCAGGGCGGGCCCAGCGTCAGGCTGACCGATGCGCCCGGGATCGATGTGGGCGGGTCCTATTCGCCCGACGGCAGCCAGATCGTGTTCGAAAGCGACCGGTCGGGTAACCAGCAGTGCTACATCATGAATGCCGACGGTTCGAACCAGCGCCGGATCAGCTTTAGCGGACGCTGCGCCACGCCCGAATGGAGCCCGCGCGGCGACCAGATCGCCTTTACCAATTCGAGCACGTTCAACGTCTCCGTGATGGATCCGAACGGCCGCAACGTACGCGTCCTTACCCGCGGCTGGCAGGACGAGGCCCCGACATGGGCGCCCAACGGCCGTATCATCCAGTTCTTCCGGACCGAGCGCGGAAGCGGCGATACGGCGCTGTACCAGGTCGACCTGACCGGGCGGAACGAGAGGCGCCTCCAGACCCCCGTCGACGGATCGGATCCGGCGTGGGGACCGATTTTGCCGTAA